The sequence CTTCCTCGGCGGGTGCCGGTCCGGCCGGGGCCGGCGCGTCAGACGCGACAGGCCCGTCGGCGGGCGATGCGGCCGCGGCAGGGGCGTCGGCCGGGGCGCCCGGGGCGCCACCCTTGTCGATAAGGGCCTTCAGGCCGTAGGCGAGGTTCCGGGGCAGGGCCTGGAGGAGCCCGGCCAGCTGCTGCATCGGGGCGGCCAGGCCCCCGGCCAGGCGGGACAGCAGGACCTCGCGGGACGGCAGCTCGGCCAGCGCCCCGGCCCGCTGGGCGCTGAGGACGTTGCCGCCGAGCAGGCCGCCCTTGATCACCAGGTTGGGGTTGACCCGCGAGAAGTCCCGGAGGGCCTTGGCGACCGCCGCCGGGTCCCCGTCCACGAAGGCGATGGCGGTGGGACCGGAGAGCAGCTCCTCCAGCTCGTCGAGGCCCAGGTCCCGCACGGCGAAGCGGACCAGGGTGTTCTTGTACACCTTGTACTCCCCGCCGGCCTCCCGCAGGGAGCGCCGCAACCGGGCCATCTCGGAGACGGTCAGGCCCCGGTACTCGGTGAGAAGGGCCCCGGCCGCGCTCCCCAGGCGCTCACGCACCTCGGCGACCACCGCCACCTTCTCGGGCCTCGGGTTGTCCATGCTCTCGTCCTCTGAAACGACACAGGGCGCCGCCGCGGACACGGACGAACGCCCTGAGATCTCAGAGGTCCACCTCGTCAGGCGGGCCGGTCCCGGCCCCTTGGGCACCCTGGCGGGCGCACCTGATGTCTACGGCGAAGCGATTCGGTTGTGCTCCCACCCTACACGGCGGGTCCGGCCCGACTCAGGCCGTGGCGGCCAGCTCCTCGTCGGTGATCCTGATGCGGGCCGGGTCGATCTTCACGCCCGGGCCCATGGTCGAGCTGACCGTCACCGACCTGACGTAGCGCCCCTTCGACGCCGCCGGCTTGACCCGGACCAGCTCGTCGGCGACGGCCCGGAAGTTGGCGAGCAGCCGGGAGCGCTCGAAGGACGCCTTGCCGATCGGCACGTGGACGTTCCCGAAGCGGTCGGTCCGGTACTCGACCCGGCCTCCCTTGAACTCGGTCACGGCCCGTCCCACCTCGGTGGTGACGGTCCCGGTCTTGGGGTTCGGCATCAGGCCCCGGGGGCCGAGGACCCGCCCGAGCCGGCCGACCATGCCCATGAGATCGGGCGTGGCGATGGCCACGTCGAAATCCAGGAAGCCCTCGGTGACCCGCTGGACCAGGTCGTCGGCACCCACCACGTCGGCGCCCGACGCCCGGGCGTCGGCGGCGGCCTCCCCGGCGGCGAAGACGGCAACGCGGACGTCCTTGCCGGTCCCCGCCGGCAGGGCCACGGTTCCCCGGACGATCTGGTCGGCCCGCCGGGGGTCGACCCCGAGGCGCACGGCCAGCTCGACGGTCTCGTCGAACTTGGCCGGGGCCAGGCTCTTGACCAGGTCGACGGCCTCGATCGGGCCGTGCAGCTGCTGGCGGTCGTACCGCTTGGCGGCGTCGGTGTACTTCTTGCCCCGTTCCATGTCGGCCTCCTAGCGCGCCACGGTGATGCCCATCGACCGGGCGGTGCCGGCCACCTGCTTCTTGGCGGCGTCCAGGTCGTTGGCGTTGAGGTCGGGCATCTTGGTCTGGGCTATCTCGGTCAGCTGGGCGTCGGTGATCGTTCCCACCGCCTCCCTGCCCGTGGCCGCCGCACCCTTCTCCAGCCCGGCCGCCTGGCGCAGGAGCACCGGGGTGGGCGAGGTCTTGAGGATGAAGGTGAAGCTCCGGTCCTCGTAGATCGTGATCTCGACCGGGATGATCGAGCCCCGCTGGTTCTCGGTGGCGGCGTTGTACTGCTTGCAGAACTCCA is a genomic window of Acidimicrobiales bacterium containing:
- the rplA gene encoding 50S ribosomal protein L1, coding for MERGKKYTDAAKRYDRQQLHGPIEAVDLVKSLAPAKFDETVELAVRLGVDPRRADQIVRGTVALPAGTGKDVRVAVFAAGEAAADARASGADVVGADDLVQRVTEGFLDFDVAIATPDLMGMVGRLGRVLGPRGLMPNPKTGTVTTEVGRAVTEFKGGRVEYRTDRFGNVHVPIGKASFERSRLLANFRAVADELVRVKPAASKGRYVRSVTVSSTMGPGVKIDPARIRITDEELAATA
- the rplJ gene encoding 50S ribosomal protein L10, which encodes MDNPRPEKVAVVAEVRERLGSAAGALLTEYRGLTVSEMARLRRSLREAGGEYKVYKNTLVRFAVRDLGLDELEELLSGPTAIAFVDGDPAAVAKALRDFSRVNPNLVIKGGLLGGNVLSAQRAGALAELPSREVLLSRLAGGLAAPMQQLAGLLQALPRNLAYGLKALIDKGGAPGAPADAPAAAASPADGPVASDAPAPAGPAPAEEAPAPAAAEEAPPAVPSEPAVASEPVAEAVEDEVVEAGAVEAEAAAPRVDEVSDASPTPEAEPEAEPGCAPPSDVSHDSENQ
- the rplK gene encoding 50S ribosomal protein L11; this encodes MAKRRVTAVVKIQLPAGSATPAPPVGTALGPHGVQTMEFCKQYNAATENQRGSIIPVEITIYEDRSFTFILKTSPTPVLLRQAAGLEKGAAATGREAVGTITDAQLTEIAQTKMPDLNANDLDAAKKQVAGTARSMGITVAR